From Arachis stenosperma cultivar V10309 chromosome 2, arast.V10309.gnm1.PFL2, whole genome shotgun sequence, one genomic window encodes:
- the LOC130962569 gene encoding low affinity inorganic phosphate transporter 1-like: MAKEQLQVLNALDVAKTQWYHFTAIVIAGMGFFTDAYDLFCISLVTKLLGRLYYYDGSDNPGSLPSNVSSAINGVAFCGTLAGQLFFGWLGDKMGRKRVYGMTLMLMVICSLASGLSFGKDPKSVIVTLCFFRFWLGFGIGGDYPLSATIMSEYANKKTRGAFIAAVFAMQGFGILAGGMVAIIVSSIFKGLYPALAFQFDHVGSTVPEADYVWRIILMFGALPALATYYWRMKMPETARYTALVAKNAKQAASDMSKVLEVVIEAEEEKIEQQETGGGNDFGLFSREFVKRHGLHLVGTAITWFLLDIAYYSQNLFQKDIFTAIGWIPPAKTMNAIEEVYKIARAQTLIALCSTVPGYWFTVALIDRVGRFSIQLMGFFFMTVFMFALAIPYHHWTLEGNQIGFVVMYSLTFFFANFGPNATTFVVPAEIFPARLRSTCHGISAAAGKAGAMVGAFGFVYAENGIGIRNTLIIMAVVNVCGFFFTFLVPESKGKSLEEMSGEAEGDQQAVDNNVV; the protein is encoded by the coding sequence ATGGCCAAGGAACAATTGCAGGTGCTGAACGCATTGGATGTTGCAAAGACACAATGGTACCACTTCACGGCCATTGTGATTGCTGGGATGGGTTTCTTTACCGATGCCTATGACCTCTTCTGCATCTCTCTTGTTACCAAGCTCCTTGGCCGCTTGTACTACTACGATGGCTCCGATAACCCGGGTTCTCTTCCGTCCAACGTCTCCTCTGCCATCAATGGCGTTGCATTCTGCGGCACCCTGGCCGGCCAACTATTCTTCGGTTGGCTGGGCGACAAGATGGGAAGGAAGCGTGTCTACGGAATGACACTCATGCTCATGGTTATTTGTTCCCTTGCCTCCGGACTCTCCTTTGGAAAAGACCCTAAATCTGTTATAGTCACTCTTTGCTTCTTTAGGTTCTGGCTTGGGTTTGGGATCGGCGGCGACTATCCTCTCTCTGCAACCATTATGTCTGAGTACGCCAACAAGAAGACACGTGGAGCATTCATCGCGGCGGTCTTTGCCATGCAGGGATTTGGAATCCTTGCAGGTGGCATGGTTGCGATCATAGTTTCGTCCATTTTCAAGGGACTGTACCCTGCTCTGGCGTTTCAGTTCGACCACGTGGGGTCCACCGTGCCAGAAGCCGATTACGTTTGGAGGATAATCTTGATGTTTGGCGCGCTTCCCGCTCTTGCGACGTACTATTGGAGGATGAAGATGCCGGAGACAGCAAGGTACACGGCCTTGGTGGCGAAGAACGCAAAGCAAGCAGCTTCGGACATGTCCAAGGTTCTTGAGGTTGTGATTGAAGCAGAGGAAGAGAAGATTGAGCAGCAAGAAACAGGAGGAGGCAACGATTTTGGATTGTTCTCGAGAGAGTTTGTTAAGCGGCATGGGCTTCACCTTGTTGGAACCGCCATAACTTGGTTCCTTTTGGATATTGCTTACTACAGCCAGAATCTGTTCCAGAAAGATATCTTCACTGCCATCGGTTGGATCCCACCCGCGAAGACAATGAACGCAATTGAAGAGGTTTACAAGATTGCCAGAGCACAGACTTTGATTGCATTGTGCAGCACTGTTCCCGGTTACTGGTTCACGGTGGCACTCATTGATAGGGTGGGGAGGTTTTCCATTCAGTTGATGGGGTTCTTCTTCATGACAGTTTTCATGTTTGCATTGGCAATACCTTATCATCATTGGACTTTGGAGGGAAACCAAATTGGCTTTGTTGTCATGTATTCATTGACGTTCTTCTTCGCCAACTTTGGACCCAATGCCACCACTTTTGTGGTCCCTGCCGAGATCTTCCCTGCTAGGCTCAGATCAACATGTCATGGCATCTCAGCAGCTGCAGGCAAAGCTGGAGCTATGGTTGGTGCTTTTGGATTTGTTTACGCTGAGAACGGAATTGGCATCAGGAACACCCTTATCATCATGGCTGTCGTTAACGTCTGTGGCTTCTTCTTCACATTCTTGGTTCCTGAATCCAAAGGAAAATCTCTAGAAGAAATGTCTGGTGAGGCTGAGGGGGACCAACAAGCTGTGGATAATAATGTTGTTTAA
- the LOC130962570 gene encoding uncharacterized protein LOC130962570 gives MLIAQSHQKSYADQRRKPLELEEGKHVFLKVTPTTGVGRAIKTKKLNPLYIRPFEILKIIGPVAYRIGLPPYLSNLHDVFHVSQLWKYTPDVSHVLELEPIQIREDLTLSVIPVRIDDTSIKRLRGKEISLVKVAWSRAGIEEHTWKLESDMQKDYPHLFSGN, from the coding sequence ATGCTTATAGCCCAAAGCCATCAGAAGAGTTATGCAGACCAAAGGCGGAAGCCTTTGGAGCTTGAAGAAGGAAAACATGTCTTTCTAAAGGTAACACCAACCACTGGAGTGGGAAGAGCTATTAAGACTAAGAAACTAAATCCCCTTTATATTAGACCATTTGAGATCCTGAAGATAATTGGGCCAGTTGCTTATAGAATTGGTTTACCGCCGTATCTTTCGAATTTGCACGATGTGTTTCATGTGTCACAGCTTTGGAAGTATACTCCTGACGTAAGTCATGTTCTAGAACTGGAACCAATCCaaataagagaagatctaaCACTTTCAGTAATTCCAGTGAggattgatgatactagtattaaacgATTACGCGGGAAGGAAATATCATTAGTAAAAGTAGCCTGGAGTCGAGCTGGTATTGAGGAACATACTTGGAAACTCGAATCGGATATGCAGAAGGACTACCCACATCTCTTTTCAGGTAactga